A segment of the Bacteroidota bacterium genome:
AGTATCATAAATAAAATATTCATACTTTGCTTTCTTATTCTCTATTTCAACGGTTTTTTTCATAAGATGCAAAATTACAATTTTGAATTCAATTTAGTAACTTCTTTTTATATACAATATCCCAAGTTACAAAGTCATTCTTCCATTCTTCCATTCTTCCATTCTTCCATTCTTCTCATTTGAAAAACAAAGAAGCAAACTATGACTATTTGTCATTTTATTTAGCATATCATTAATATTTATTGACAAAATATACTAATTTTTGCTTTGGCATTTCTCTTGTAAAACCTATTAGCGAAAATAAATTTAGAAATTAAAAAATATTAAAAATATGGGAAAAATAATAGGAATTGACTTAGGAACAACAAACTCTTGCATTTCAGTAATGGAAGGTAATCAGCCTGTAGTAATTCAAAATAGCGAAGGAAAAAGAACTACACCATCGGTTGTTGCTTTTTTGGAAAACGGAGAAATAAAAATTGGTGATCCTGCTAAAAGACAAGCTATAATTAATCCTCAACACACTATATCTTCTATCAAAAGATTTATGGGAAATAAATTTAATGATGTAGAAAATGAACGTGAAAGAGTTAGCTTTGAATTTATAAAAGGTCAAAATAATACAACACGAATAAAAATTAATGAAAAGAATTATACTCCTCAGGAACTATCAGCAATGGTACTTCAAAAAATGAAAAAAACTGCGGAAGAATACCTTGGAACAGACGTAACCGAAGCTATAGTAACTGTTCCTGCGTATTTCAATGATTCCCAAAGACAAGCAACAAAAGAAGCAGGAGAAATTGCCGGATTAAAAGTAAGAAGAATAATCAATGAGCCAACAGCAGCAGCATTAGCTTATGGTTTGGATAAAAAAGCTTCTGATCAAAAAATAGCAGTGTATGACCTTGGTGGTGGTACTTTTGATATTTCAATTCTCGAATTAGGTGACGGAGTTTTTGAAGTTAAATCAACAAGTGGAAACACACATCTTGGTGGTGATGATTTTGACCAAATAATTATCGACTATCTTGCTGAAATGTTTAAAAAGTCAGACGGTGTTGATATAAAAAAAGACCCAATGGCACTTCAAAGATTGAAAGAAGCTGCTGAAAAAGCAAAAATTGAATTGTCAAGTTCACAGGAAACTGAAATAAATTTACCATATATTGTTGCAGTTGACAACATCCCAAAACATTTTGTTACAAAACTTACAAGGTCAAAATTTGAACAATTGGTTGACCCACTTGTACAATCTACAATAAAACCTTGTAAAACAACACTTAAAGAATCAGGTTATTCAGCAAGTGAAATTGATGCAGTTATTTTAGTTGGTGGTTCAACACGTATTCCTGCAATTATTAATGTTGTAAAAGATTTCTTTGGAAAAGAACCAAGCAAAGGAGTAAATCCTGATGAAGTAGTTGCAGTTGGTGCTGCTATTCAAGGTGGAGTTCTTACAGGTGAAGTAAAAGATGTATTATTATTAGATGTTACACCTCTATCACTTGGTATTGAAACACTTGGTGGAGTTACAACAACTTTAATTAAAGCAAACACAACCATTCCTTCAAAAAAGAATGAAACATTTTCAACTGCTGCCGACAATCAACCTTCAGTAGAAATTAATGTTCTTCAAGGAGAGCGTTCAATGGCTAAAGATAACAAATCAATAGGACGATTTATTCTTGATGGCATCCCTCCTTCACCAAGAGGAGTTCCTCAAGTAGAAGTTACTTTCGACATTGATGCAAACGGAATACTAAACGTAAGTGCAAAAGATAAAGGAACAGGTAAAGAACAGAATATCAGGATTGAAGCATCATCAGGTTTATCAGAAGAAGAAATTGAAAAAATGAAAGCCGAAGCCGAACAAAATGCTGAAAATGATAAGAAAGTTAAAGAAAAAATTGAAAAAATAAATCAAGCTGATTCTTTAATATTCTCTACAGAAAAGCAAATGAAAGAATTTGGCGATAAAATACCTGCCGACAAAAAAGAAGCTATTGAAACAGCAAAAGAAAAGCTTAAAGAAGCTCACAAAAGTGAAGACCTTGAAGCTATTGATGTAGCAACAAAAGAGTTGAATGACAAATGGCAAGCAGCTTCTCAAGATATTTACAAAGCACAACAGGAAGCACAACAAGGCGGTGATCCTTCAGCTGATGCAAATGGACAACAACAAGGTCCACAAGAGCAAGCAGAAAATGAAACAAAAACTAAAGAAGAAGAAGTAACAGACGTTGACTATGAAGAAGTTGACGAAAATGAAAAAGATAAATAAACTCAGTTTTTTTGATTAGTTAAAAAAAGC
Coding sequences within it:
- the dnaK gene encoding molecular chaperone DnaK, yielding MGKIIGIDLGTTNSCISVMEGNQPVVIQNSEGKRTTPSVVAFLENGEIKIGDPAKRQAIINPQHTISSIKRFMGNKFNDVENERERVSFEFIKGQNNTTRIKINEKNYTPQELSAMVLQKMKKTAEEYLGTDVTEAIVTVPAYFNDSQRQATKEAGEIAGLKVRRIINEPTAAALAYGLDKKASDQKIAVYDLGGGTFDISILELGDGVFEVKSTSGNTHLGGDDFDQIIIDYLAEMFKKSDGVDIKKDPMALQRLKEAAEKAKIELSSSQETEINLPYIVAVDNIPKHFVTKLTRSKFEQLVDPLVQSTIKPCKTTLKESGYSASEIDAVILVGGSTRIPAIINVVKDFFGKEPSKGVNPDEVVAVGAAIQGGVLTGEVKDVLLLDVTPLSLGIETLGGVTTTLIKANTTIPSKKNETFSTAADNQPSVEINVLQGERSMAKDNKSIGRFILDGIPPSPRGVPQVEVTFDIDANGILNVSAKDKGTGKEQNIRIEASSGLSEEEIEKMKAEAEQNAENDKKVKEKIEKINQADSLIFSTEKQMKEFGDKIPADKKEAIETAKEKLKEAHKSEDLEAIDVATKELNDKWQAASQDIYKAQQEAQQGGDPSADANGQQQGPQEQAENETKTKEEEVTDVDYEEVDENEKDK